A region of Pyxidicoccus parkwaysis DNA encodes the following proteins:
- a CDS encoding 3-hydroxyacyl-CoA dehydrogenase, with protein MLDVNQPGLVLGIVGTGTMGRGIAQIAAQSGITVRLFDSRPQAAEEARANVGAMLESLAAKGRMSVDEARAATLRLQPVQSEAELAGCHVVVEAIVEDVKAKQSLFARLEGIVGPDCLLATNTSSLSVTAIAAGCERPGRVGGFHFFNPVPLMKVVEVIDGARTEAWVSPALVALAKRMGHRPVRAADTPGFIVNHAGRGFGTEALRILQEGIASFDEVDRILREAAGFRMGPFELLDLTGLDVSHPVMESVYEQFYQEPRFRPSYLLRQRLAAGLLGRKVGHGFYSHEGGKQQPVSTPAVPHGERRPVWVSADETGWRDALRNIVTAAGWTWDEGQRPSAESLCLVAPLGRDATTTALALGVDPERTVAVDLLFGPERRRTAMTTPVTRPAFLDSALTLLAADGTAVSRIHDSAGFVAQRVLATIVNIACDIAQQRIASPEDIDAAVTLGLGYPKGPLAWGDALGPGRVLKTLEALHIATGDPRYRASPWLSRRARLGVSLLTSEG; from the coding sequence GTGCTGGATGTGAATCAGCCCGGGCTCGTGCTCGGCATCGTGGGCACGGGGACGATGGGCCGGGGCATCGCCCAGATTGCGGCGCAGTCGGGCATCACCGTGCGTCTGTTCGACTCGCGTCCGCAGGCCGCGGAAGAGGCGCGCGCCAACGTGGGCGCGATGTTGGAGTCGCTCGCGGCCAAGGGCCGCATGTCCGTGGACGAGGCCCGCGCCGCGACGCTGCGCCTTCAGCCCGTTCAATCAGAAGCGGAGCTCGCCGGCTGCCACGTGGTGGTGGAGGCCATCGTCGAGGACGTGAAGGCGAAGCAGTCGCTCTTCGCGCGGCTGGAGGGAATCGTCGGGCCGGACTGCTTGCTGGCCACCAACACGTCATCGCTCTCCGTCACGGCCATTGCCGCCGGGTGCGAGCGTCCGGGCCGCGTGGGCGGTTTCCACTTCTTCAACCCGGTGCCACTGATGAAGGTGGTGGAGGTCATCGACGGCGCGCGCACGGAGGCGTGGGTGTCCCCGGCGCTCGTCGCGCTCGCGAAGCGCATGGGCCACCGGCCAGTGCGTGCGGCGGACACGCCGGGCTTCATCGTCAACCACGCGGGCCGGGGCTTCGGCACGGAGGCGCTGCGCATTCTTCAGGAGGGCATCGCCTCGTTCGACGAGGTGGACCGCATCCTCCGCGAGGCCGCGGGCTTCCGCATGGGCCCGTTCGAGTTGCTCGACCTCACCGGGCTCGACGTGTCGCATCCGGTGATGGAGTCCGTCTACGAGCAGTTCTACCAGGAGCCCCGCTTTCGCCCGTCGTACCTGCTGCGGCAGCGGCTCGCGGCGGGGCTGCTCGGGCGCAAGGTGGGGCATGGCTTCTACTCGCACGAGGGTGGCAAGCAGCAGCCGGTGTCCACGCCCGCCGTGCCTCACGGCGAGCGCCGTCCCGTCTGGGTGAGCGCGGACGAGACGGGCTGGAGGGATGCGCTGCGCAACATCGTGACGGCCGCGGGCTGGACGTGGGACGAAGGACAGCGGCCGAGCGCCGAGTCCCTGTGCCTCGTCGCGCCGCTCGGACGTGACGCCACCACCACGGCGCTGGCGCTGGGCGTGGACCCGGAGCGCACGGTGGCGGTGGACCTGCTCTTTGGTCCGGAGCGGCGGCGCACGGCGATGACGACGCCGGTGACGCGGCCCGCGTTCCTGGACTCGGCGCTGACGCTGCTCGCGGCGGATGGCACGGCGGTGTCTCGCATCCACGACAGCGCGGGCTTCGTCGCGCAGCGCGTGCTGGCCACCATCGTCAACATCGCCTGCGACATCGCTCAGCAGCGCATCGCCAGCCCGGAGGATATCGACGCCGCCGTCACGCTGGGCCTCGGCTATCCGAAGGGCCCGCTGGCCTGGGGCGACGCGCTGGGGCCGGGGCGCGTGCTGAAGACGCTGGAGGCGCTGCACATCGCCACGGGAGACCCGCGCTACCGCGCCAGCCCGTGGCTCTCCCGCCGGGCGCGGCTCGGCGTGTCTCTGCTCACTTCGGAAGGATGA
- a CDS encoding DUF885 domain-containing protein: MPGASPALPSSRRLLLVACCGLLACARQGPGPTSTPPTGEAPPAPAAAKAESFPELVDAVFAASFAYAPSNATAVGLHEYDTKLEDLSRPRIEARIRELESLLARVRALNRDTLTFDEAIDAEALEQQLLADHFELSVARGWEHNPMNYAGLPGSAVDGLMKRDFAPKAERLRSVIARLKQVPAIFIAGRANVKDVPREFTDLAIRMTKGSVGFFEGSVAQWATDAAGGDAALLAEFKQANAQAVASVKDFARWLETDLLPRSTGSYALGEERFLTKLRYEEMIDLPLPQLLARGEANLEKDYQAFVATAKRIDAKLTPAQVMGTLEKDHPTADDLIPSVRRSVEGVRRFLVEKDLVTIPSEVRPLVEETPPYARSGSFASMDTPGPYETKATEAFYYVTPVEPEWTAQHKEEHLRLYNKPVVDLINIHEVWPGHYLQFLYAPRFPTKVRKLVSVSSNAEGWAHYAEQMMLDQGYGNGDPKLRLAQLSEALLRDCRYVTGIKLHTAGWTVEDGARLFRERCFQQPANAYEEARRGAYNPTYLYYTYGKLEIQQLARDYMAAKNASLKQFHDAFVSQGSLPLPLVRRLLMR, translated from the coding sequence ATGCCCGGAGCCTCCCCCGCCCTTCCCTCCTCCCGCCGTCTCCTGCTCGTCGCATGCTGTGGCCTGCTCGCCTGCGCCCGGCAGGGCCCTGGCCCCACCAGCACTCCGCCCACGGGTGAAGCACCACCGGCCCCCGCCGCCGCGAAGGCCGAGTCCTTCCCCGAGCTGGTGGACGCCGTCTTCGCCGCGTCCTTCGCGTATGCCCCGTCGAACGCCACTGCTGTCGGCCTGCACGAGTACGACACGAAGCTGGAGGACCTGAGCCGCCCGCGCATCGAGGCCCGCATTCGCGAGCTGGAGTCACTGCTCGCCCGCGTGCGCGCGCTGAACCGCGACACGCTCACCTTCGACGAGGCCATCGACGCCGAGGCGCTCGAGCAGCAGCTCCTCGCCGACCACTTCGAGCTGAGCGTGGCGCGGGGCTGGGAGCACAACCCCATGAACTACGCCGGGCTGCCGGGCAGCGCGGTGGATGGGCTCATGAAGCGCGACTTCGCGCCCAAGGCGGAGCGGCTGCGCTCGGTGATTGCGCGCCTGAAGCAGGTGCCCGCCATCTTCATCGCCGGCAGGGCCAACGTGAAGGACGTGCCCCGCGAGTTCACCGACCTCGCCATCCGCATGACGAAGGGCTCGGTGGGCTTCTTCGAGGGCTCGGTGGCGCAGTGGGCGACGGACGCCGCCGGTGGCGACGCCGCGCTGCTCGCCGAGTTCAAGCAGGCCAACGCCCAGGCCGTGGCCTCGGTGAAGGACTTCGCGCGGTGGCTGGAGACGGACCTGCTCCCCCGCTCCACCGGCAGCTACGCGCTGGGCGAGGAGCGCTTCCTCACCAAGCTGCGCTACGAAGAGATGATTGACCTGCCGCTGCCGCAACTGCTCGCGCGCGGCGAGGCGAATCTGGAGAAGGACTACCAGGCCTTCGTCGCCACCGCGAAGCGCATCGACGCGAAGCTCACGCCCGCGCAGGTCATGGGCACGCTGGAGAAGGACCACCCCACCGCGGACGATTTGATTCCCTCCGTGCGCCGCTCCGTGGAGGGCGTGCGCAGGTTCCTGGTGGAGAAGGACCTGGTGACGATTCCCTCCGAGGTTCGCCCGCTGGTGGAGGAGACGCCGCCGTACGCGCGCTCGGGGAGCTTCGCGTCCATGGACACGCCGGGGCCGTACGAGACGAAGGCCACCGAGGCCTTCTACTACGTCACGCCCGTGGAGCCGGAGTGGACGGCGCAGCACAAGGAGGAGCACCTGCGCCTCTACAACAAGCCCGTGGTGGACCTCATCAACATCCACGAGGTCTGGCCGGGCCACTACCTCCAGTTCCTCTACGCGCCGCGCTTCCCCACCAAGGTGCGCAAGCTGGTGAGCGTGAGCAGCAACGCGGAAGGCTGGGCCCACTACGCGGAGCAGATGATGTTGGACCAGGGCTACGGCAACGGCGACCCGAAGCTGCGCCTCGCCCAGCTCTCCGAGGCGCTGCTGCGCGACTGCCGCTACGTCACCGGCATCAAGCTGCACACCGCGGGCTGGACGGTGGAGGACGGCGCGCGCCTGTTCCGTGAGCGCTGCTTCCAGCAACCGGCCAATGCCTATGAAGAAGCCCGCCGTGGCGCGTACAACCCCACGTATCTGTATTACACGTACGGCAAGCTGGAGATTCAGCAGCTCGCGCGCGACTACATGGCCGCGAAGAACGCGAGCCTCAAGCAGTTCCACGACGCCTTCGTGTCCCAGGGCAGCCTGCCCCTGCCGCTCGTGCGCCGGCTGCTGATGCGCTGA
- a CDS encoding alpha/beta hydrolase: protein MYLALGVLVAFVVLVLGLRQWLLHRECAPGKSEPFDGDVYQVGKAAIVERRSRHPRTTVICMHGFVADMRYFTDYYSDPAIQLILLTSCDYHLPITGPRYQSAPWVKVPTEPEGTIPYDAAVLVQALEHLPRTDNIRVHGHSRGGAVVLEAAKMRPDLFERVEVVLEAPVLPQARPYVSSTAVQLWLLSFVVPLWRREPISQRNRGAWGPLENARKRELIMAFPFNPKRVATMVSNLQGIDDWMRSRDASLYQYVQHGTVLVPGKDRVLDTHSMLESAQRAGGRLQVVQLEGCSHFPLWDRPDSLPQLAFSDARPAARG from the coding sequence ATGTACCTGGCCCTTGGAGTCCTCGTTGCCTTCGTCGTGCTCGTGCTCGGCCTCAGGCAGTGGCTGCTGCACCGCGAGTGCGCACCCGGCAAGAGCGAGCCCTTCGACGGAGACGTCTATCAGGTGGGCAAGGCGGCCATCGTCGAGCGCCGGAGTCGTCACCCGCGCACCACCGTCATCTGCATGCACGGCTTCGTGGCCGACATGCGCTACTTCACGGACTACTACAGCGACCCGGCCATCCAGCTCATCCTGCTGACGAGCTGCGACTACCACCTGCCCATCACCGGCCCGCGCTACCAGAGCGCCCCCTGGGTGAAGGTGCCCACGGAGCCCGAAGGCACCATCCCCTACGACGCCGCCGTTCTGGTGCAGGCGCTGGAGCACCTGCCGCGCACGGACAACATCCGCGTCCATGGCCACTCGCGCGGCGGCGCCGTCGTGCTGGAGGCCGCGAAGATGCGGCCGGACTTATTCGAGCGCGTGGAGGTGGTGCTGGAGGCCCCCGTCCTTCCCCAGGCCCGTCCCTACGTGAGCAGCACGGCCGTGCAGCTCTGGCTGCTGTCCTTCGTGGTGCCGCTGTGGCGGCGCGAGCCCATCTCCCAGCGCAACCGTGGCGCGTGGGGCCCGCTGGAGAATGCTCGCAAGCGCGAGCTCATCATGGCCTTCCCCTTCAATCCCAAACGCGTGGCCACCATGGTGTCCAACCTGCAAGGGATTGATGACTGGATGCGCTCGCGCGATGCATCGCTGTACCAGTACGTGCAGCATGGGACGGTGCTCGTGCCGGGCAAGGACCGCGTCCTCGACACACATTCCATGCTGGAGAGCGCCCAGCGCGCGGGCGGCCGGCTCCAGGTGGTGCAGTTGGAGGGATGCAGCCATTTCCCTCTGTGGGACCGCCCGGATTCGCTCCCGCAATTGGCCTTCTCCGACGCGCGCCCTGCCGCGCGGGGATGA
- a CDS encoding acyl-CoA dehydrogenase encodes MSQRASFRWEDPFLLEEELKEEERLLRDTAHNYCQKQLMPRVLEANRHEVFHREIMNEMGSLGMLGSTLPHEYGGAGASYVAYGLLAREVERVDSGYRSAMSVQSSLVMYPIYAYGSEEQRRKYLPGLAKGELVGCFGLTEPDAGSDPGSMRSRARKTPGGYLLSGTKQWITNSPIADVFVVWAKDEQDEIRGFVLEKGMKGLTAPKIEGKFSLRASVTGGIAMDDVFVPEENLLAGVKGLKGPFGCLNNARYGISWGAMGAAEFCWHTARAYTLERQMFGRPLAATQLIQKKLADMQTEITLGLTAALRLGRMKDAEKAAPEAISLLKRNNCGKALDIARMARDMLGGNGIADEYHVIRHVMNLEAVNTYEGTHDVHALILGRAQTGIQAFS; translated from the coding sequence ATGAGCCAGCGCGCATCATTCCGTTGGGAAGATCCGTTCCTCCTCGAAGAGGAGCTGAAGGAGGAGGAGCGGCTGCTGCGCGACACCGCGCACAACTACTGCCAGAAGCAGCTCATGCCGCGCGTCCTCGAGGCCAACCGCCACGAGGTGTTCCACCGCGAAATCATGAACGAGATGGGGAGCCTCGGCATGCTGGGCTCCACGCTGCCTCACGAGTACGGCGGGGCCGGCGCTTCGTACGTGGCCTATGGCCTGCTCGCGCGCGAGGTTGAGCGCGTGGACTCCGGCTACCGCTCCGCCATGAGCGTGCAGTCCTCGCTCGTCATGTATCCCATCTACGCGTATGGCTCGGAGGAGCAGCGCCGGAAGTACCTGCCGGGGCTGGCGAAGGGCGAGCTCGTCGGCTGCTTCGGGCTGACGGAGCCGGATGCGGGCTCGGACCCGGGCTCCATGCGCAGCCGCGCGCGGAAGACGCCCGGGGGCTACCTCCTCTCCGGCACCAAGCAGTGGATTACCAACTCGCCCATCGCGGACGTCTTCGTCGTCTGGGCGAAGGATGAACAGGACGAGATTCGCGGCTTCGTGCTGGAGAAGGGCATGAAGGGGCTCACCGCGCCGAAGATTGAGGGCAAGTTCTCGCTTCGTGCCTCGGTGACGGGCGGTATCGCCATGGACGACGTGTTCGTCCCCGAGGAGAACCTGCTCGCGGGCGTGAAGGGGCTGAAGGGGCCCTTCGGCTGTCTCAACAACGCGCGCTACGGCATCTCCTGGGGCGCCATGGGCGCGGCGGAGTTCTGCTGGCACACGGCGCGCGCGTACACGCTGGAGCGGCAGATGTTCGGCCGGCCGCTGGCCGCCACGCAGCTCATCCAGAAGAAGCTGGCGGACATGCAGACGGAAATCACGCTGGGGCTGACGGCGGCGCTCCGGCTGGGCCGCATGAAGGACGCGGAGAAGGCCGCGCCCGAGGCCATCTCCCTGCTCAAGCGCAACAACTGCGGCAAGGCGCTGGATATCGCGCGCATGGCCCGCGACATGCTGGGCGGCAACGGAATCGCGGACGAGTACCACGTCATCCGTCACGTGATGAACCTGGAAGCGGTGAACACCTACGAGGGCACGCACGATGTCCACGCGCTCATCCTCGGGCGCGCGCAGACGGGCATCCAGGCCTTCAGTTGA
- a CDS encoding 3-oxoadipyl-CoA thiolase, giving the protein MSRMSAYVYDGLRTPFGRHAGALAPVRPDDLLAGVIRALVARGPFEAHEVEDVIAGCTNQAGEDSRNVARHAALLAGLPIEVAGLTVNRLCGSGLAAVIDAARAATVGQGQLFVAGGVESMSRAPFALAKAESAFSRDARIYDTTMGARFPNPRLVAGFGEDTMPETADNIAHDLSIGREASDRFALASQQKYAAAQKAGFFAGELLPVELPGRKGAVTTVAVDEHPRSDTTLDKLAALKPLQPDGVVTAGNASGINDGAAALLIGTLGVGEKAGCKPLARILSAAVAGVPPRTMGLGPVPASRKALERAGLTLADMDVIEINEAFAVQVLGCLKLLELAEDDSRVNPNGGAIAVGHPLGASGARLALTAARQLQVGGGRYALVTMCIGVGQGIAAILEKV; this is encoded by the coding sequence ATGAGCCGCATGAGTGCCTATGTCTATGACGGCCTGCGCACGCCGTTCGGCCGCCACGCTGGTGCGCTAGCCCCGGTGCGCCCCGATGACCTGCTCGCCGGAGTCATCCGCGCGCTGGTAGCTCGAGGCCCCTTCGAGGCGCACGAGGTGGAGGACGTCATCGCCGGCTGCACCAATCAAGCGGGCGAGGACAGCCGCAACGTGGCCCGCCATGCCGCGCTGCTCGCGGGGCTGCCCATCGAAGTCGCGGGCCTGACGGTGAATCGCCTGTGCGGCAGTGGCCTGGCCGCGGTGATTGACGCGGCACGCGCCGCCACGGTGGGGCAGGGGCAGCTCTTCGTCGCGGGAGGAGTGGAGAGCATGAGCCGCGCGCCCTTCGCGCTGGCCAAGGCCGAGTCCGCCTTCAGTCGCGACGCGCGCATCTACGACACGACGATGGGCGCACGCTTCCCCAACCCACGCCTCGTCGCGGGCTTCGGCGAAGACACCATGCCGGAGACGGCGGACAACATCGCGCACGACTTGAGCATCGGCCGCGAGGCGAGCGACCGCTTCGCGCTGGCCTCGCAGCAGAAGTACGCCGCCGCGCAGAAGGCGGGCTTCTTCGCTGGCGAGCTGCTGCCGGTGGAGCTTCCGGGCCGCAAGGGCGCCGTCACCACGGTGGCGGTGGACGAGCATCCGCGCTCGGACACCACGCTCGACAAGCTGGCCGCGCTCAAGCCTCTCCAGCCGGACGGCGTCGTCACCGCGGGCAACGCTTCGGGCATCAACGACGGAGCCGCCGCACTGCTGATTGGCACGCTGGGCGTGGGCGAGAAGGCCGGGTGCAAGCCGCTGGCGCGAATCCTCTCCGCGGCCGTGGCCGGCGTGCCTCCGCGCACCATGGGGCTGGGGCCGGTGCCCGCTTCGCGCAAGGCGCTGGAGCGGGCTGGGCTGACGCTCGCGGACATGGACGTCATCGAAATCAACGAGGCCTTCGCCGTGCAGGTGCTGGGCTGCCTCAAGCTGTTGGAGCTGGCCGAGGATGACAGCCGCGTGAATCCGAATGGCGGTGCCATCGCAGTGGGTCATCCGCTGGGAGCGTCGGGTGCGCGGCTGGCGCTGACGGCCGCGCGGCAGCTTCAAGTCGGTGGAGGGCGCTACGCGCTCGTCACCATGTGCATCGGCGTGGGGCAGGGTATCGCCGCCATCTTGGAGAAGGTCTGA
- a CDS encoding aldehyde dehydrogenase family protein — protein MHGFDKLYIHGVWTPSRGGGHIDVFSASTEEVMGRIPEGTAEDVDLAVKAARAAFESWSMRPASERAHFLQRIHDGLTARQDDLARTITGEVGMPLGLAKPIQVGTPITVTASYVKLLQEFSFEEQVGNSLVVREPVGVVACITPWNYPLHQIIAKVVPALAAGCTVVLKPSEVAPLNAFLLAEVIHEAGVPAGVFNLVSGTGPVVGEALVRHPDVDMVSFTGSTRAGRRISEVAAATIKRVALELGGKSAAIVLDDANLKNVVKRVVGNCFLNSGQTCSAHTRMLVPRAMHEEAARLAAEVAASFTVGDPFKGEAKLGPLISDTQRRRVREYIQQGVREGAKLVAGGAEAPEGLAKGYYVKPTVFAGVTPEMTIAQEEIFGPVLVVMPYEDEDDAIRIANGTIYGLSGAVWSNDVERAKRVARRMRTGQVDINGGRFNPLAPFGGYRQSGHGREFGRYGLEEFLEHKAMQL, from the coding sequence ATGCACGGCTTCGACAAGCTGTACATCCACGGTGTCTGGACGCCCTCGCGAGGCGGGGGCCATATCGACGTGTTCAGCGCCTCCACCGAGGAGGTGATGGGGCGCATCCCCGAGGGCACGGCGGAAGACGTGGACCTCGCGGTGAAGGCCGCGCGCGCCGCCTTCGAGTCCTGGTCCATGCGCCCCGCCTCCGAGCGGGCACACTTCCTCCAGCGGATTCACGACGGCCTGACGGCGCGGCAGGACGACCTGGCCCGGACGATTACCGGCGAGGTGGGCATGCCCCTGGGCCTGGCGAAGCCCATCCAGGTGGGCACACCCATCACCGTGACGGCCAGCTACGTGAAGCTGCTCCAGGAGTTCAGCTTCGAGGAGCAGGTGGGCAACTCGCTCGTCGTGCGCGAGCCGGTGGGCGTGGTGGCCTGCATCACCCCGTGGAACTACCCGCTGCACCAAATCATCGCCAAGGTGGTGCCGGCCCTGGCGGCGGGCTGCACGGTGGTGCTGAAGCCCAGCGAGGTGGCTCCGCTCAACGCCTTCCTCCTCGCGGAGGTGATTCATGAGGCGGGTGTTCCGGCGGGCGTCTTCAACCTCGTCTCCGGTACGGGCCCCGTGGTGGGCGAGGCGCTCGTCCGGCACCCCGACGTGGACATGGTCTCCTTCACAGGCTCCACGCGCGCGGGGCGCCGCATCTCCGAGGTGGCCGCCGCCACCATCAAGCGCGTGGCGCTGGAATTGGGTGGCAAGTCGGCGGCCATCGTCCTCGACGATGCGAATCTCAAGAACGTCGTGAAGCGGGTGGTGGGCAACTGCTTCCTCAACTCGGGACAGACGTGCTCGGCGCACACGCGCATGTTGGTGCCGCGCGCCATGCATGAGGAGGCAGCGCGGCTCGCGGCCGAGGTGGCCGCCAGCTTCACCGTGGGAGACCCGTTCAAGGGCGAGGCGAAGCTCGGGCCCCTCATCTCCGACACACAGCGAAGGCGCGTGCGCGAGTACATCCAGCAGGGCGTGCGCGAGGGCGCGAAGCTCGTCGCGGGCGGAGCCGAGGCTCCCGAGGGACTCGCGAAGGGCTACTACGTGAAGCCCACCGTCTTCGCGGGCGTCACTCCGGAGATGACGATTGCACAGGAGGAGATCTTCGGGCCCGTGCTCGTCGTCATGCCGTACGAGGACGAGGATGACGCCATCCGCATCGCCAACGGCACCATCTACGGCCTGTCGGGCGCGGTCTGGTCCAACGACGTGGAGCGCGCGAAGCGCGTGGCCCGGCGCATGCGCACCGGCCAGGTGGACATCAACGGCGGCAGGTTCAACCCGCTGGCTCCGTTCGGCGGCTACCGTCAGTCCGGGCACGGCCGTGAGTTCGGCAGGTACGGGCTGGAGGAGTTCCTGGAGCACAAGGCGATGCAGCTCTGA
- a CDS encoding IclR family transcriptional regulator, whose amino-acid sequence MTRPSVSYAPTNDTGITSMESLELLGDGDEEVKDRQFVTALARGLEILRAFTPQRPMLGNQELAASTGLPKPTISRLTHTLTRLGYLTYSERLGKYQLGTRVLALGFAALSNMGVRDVARPLMQELADYANVPVSLGSRDRLNVVYVEHCRSTAAVTLRLDIGSRLPLATTAMGRALLAALPEPERNYFMEHMAKREGDNWPRIRAGIEQALSDYQTYGFTLSVGDWDRDVNAVGVPFIPPDGSGILAFNCGGPSFLMPRQRLLLDLGPRLVNLVRNVEAALMRR is encoded by the coding sequence ATGACCCGGCCCTCTGTCTCGTACGCGCCCACGAACGACACCGGAATCACCTCCATGGAGTCGCTGGAGCTGCTCGGCGACGGCGACGAGGAGGTGAAGGACAGGCAGTTCGTGACGGCGCTGGCTCGCGGGTTGGAAATCCTGCGCGCCTTCACGCCGCAACGGCCGATGCTGGGCAACCAGGAGCTGGCGGCGAGCACGGGCCTGCCCAAGCCAACCATCTCCCGGCTGACGCACACGCTGACGCGGCTGGGCTACCTCACGTATTCGGAGCGGCTGGGGAAGTACCAGCTCGGCACGCGGGTGCTGGCGCTCGGCTTCGCGGCGCTCTCCAACATGGGCGTGCGTGACGTGGCGCGGCCGCTGATGCAGGAGCTCGCGGACTACGCCAACGTGCCGGTGTCGCTGGGGTCGCGCGACAGGCTCAACGTCGTCTACGTCGAGCACTGTCGCTCCACCGCCGCGGTGACGCTGCGGCTGGACATCGGCTCACGGCTGCCGCTGGCCACCACGGCCATGGGACGCGCGCTGCTCGCCGCGCTGCCCGAGCCGGAGCGCAACTACTTCATGGAGCACATGGCCAAGCGCGAGGGCGACAACTGGCCCCGCATCCGCGCCGGCATCGAGCAGGCCCTCTCGGACTACCAGACGTACGGCTTCACCCTCTCCGTTGGAGACTGGGACCGCGACGTCAACGCGGTGGGAGTGCCCTTCATCCCCCCGGACGGCAGCGGCATCCTCGCCTTCAACTGCGGAGGCCCGTCGTTCCTGATGCCGCGCCAGCGGCTGCTGCTCGACCTGGGGCCGCGCCTGGTGAACCTGGTTCGCAACGTCGAAGCGGCCCTGATGCGCCGCTGA
- a CDS encoding acyl-CoA dehydrogenase family protein, with the protein MACDEDTLAQLLATLERFVKERLVPNEHRVADEDAIPPELVEEMRGLGLFGLSTPVEYGGIGLNMSQEVQVAFVLGQTSPAFRSLIGTNNGIGSQGIILDGTDEQKEKYLPRLASGEIVGAFALTEPNAGSDASSLRTTARREGDVYVLNGTKRFITNAPEAGLFTVMARTNPEDKGANGISAFLVEAGTPGLLIGPHDKKMGQKGTHTADVLFEDCRVPASQLLGSREGQGFKTAMKVLDRGRLHIAAVCVGVAERLIRESLRYAMEREQFGKPIAEFQLIQAMLADSRTEAYAARCMVLDAARKRDEGQNVSTEASCCKLFASEMVGRVADRAVQIFGGAGYIADYGIERFYRDVRLFRLYEGTSQIQQIVIARNMMREVA; encoded by the coding sequence ATGGCTTGTGATGAAGACACCCTGGCCCAGCTCCTCGCCACGTTGGAGCGCTTCGTGAAGGAGCGGCTGGTGCCCAACGAGCACCGCGTCGCGGACGAGGACGCCATTCCACCAGAGCTCGTGGAGGAGATGCGCGGGCTGGGCCTCTTCGGCCTGTCCACGCCGGTGGAGTACGGCGGCATCGGCCTCAACATGAGCCAGGAGGTGCAGGTGGCCTTCGTGCTCGGCCAGACGTCGCCCGCGTTCCGCTCGCTCATCGGCACCAACAACGGCATCGGCTCGCAGGGCATCATCCTGGACGGCACCGACGAGCAGAAGGAGAAGTACCTGCCCCGGCTGGCCTCGGGAGAAATCGTCGGCGCCTTCGCGCTCACCGAGCCCAACGCCGGCTCGGACGCGTCCTCGCTGCGCACTACCGCGCGCCGCGAGGGTGACGTGTACGTGCTCAACGGCACCAAGCGCTTCATCACCAACGCGCCGGAGGCCGGCCTCTTCACGGTGATGGCGCGCACCAATCCCGAGGACAAGGGCGCGAATGGCATCTCCGCCTTCCTCGTGGAGGCAGGCACGCCGGGCCTGCTCATCGGCCCGCATGACAAGAAGATGGGCCAGAAGGGCACGCACACCGCGGACGTCCTGTTCGAGGACTGCCGTGTGCCCGCGTCGCAGTTGCTCGGCAGCCGTGAGGGCCAGGGCTTCAAGACGGCGATGAAGGTGTTGGACCGCGGCCGGCTCCACATCGCCGCCGTCTGCGTCGGTGTCGCCGAGCGCCTCATCCGCGAGAGCCTGCGCTACGCCATGGAGCGCGAGCAGTTCGGCAAGCCGATTGCCGAGTTCCAGCTCATCCAGGCCATGCTCGCCGACAGTCGCACCGAGGCCTACGCCGCCCGCTGCATGGTGCTGGACGCGGCTCGCAAGCGCGACGAAGGACAGAACGTCAGCACCGAGGCCTCGTGCTGCAAGCTCTTCGCGAGCGAGATGGTGGGCCGCGTGGCGGACCGCGCCGTGCAGATTTTTGGCGGGGCCGGGTACATCGCCGACTACGGAATCGAGCGCTTCTACCGCGACGTGCGCCTGTTCCGTCTCTACGAGGGCACCAGCCAGATTCAGCAAATCGTCATCGCGCGCAACATGATGCGCGAGGTGGCGTGA